The following proteins are encoded in a genomic region of Actinomadura sp. NAK00032:
- a CDS encoding cysteine hydrolase family protein codes for MIIGDVQRGITGGYPFARSVVPPLTELLPRARAAGALVVFVRFAFRANGADVPPGSALLTSFYEAGDAFHDGTFGTQIDLPVTPEDVVILKRRASAFAGTDLDLVLRARGVDRLAIAGVATSAMVAATCYDAADRGYRLAVLRDGCADGDPVMNDFFMDTVFPSRGIEVLPCARWRAEP; via the coding sequence GTGATCATCGGTGACGTCCAGCGGGGCATCACGGGCGGCTACCCGTTCGCCCGGAGCGTCGTCCCGCCGCTCACCGAACTGCTCCCACGCGCCCGCGCGGCCGGTGCGCTCGTGGTCTTCGTGCGCTTCGCCTTCCGGGCGAACGGGGCCGACGTGCCCCCGGGCAGCGCCCTGCTCACCTCCTTCTACGAGGCCGGGGACGCCTTCCACGATGGGACGTTCGGAACCCAGATCGACCTGCCGGTCACGCCTGAGGACGTCGTCATCCTGAAACGCCGTGCCAGCGCGTTCGCTGGCACGGACCTTGACCTCGTGCTCCGGGCGAGAGGTGTCGACAGGCTTGCGATCGCAGGGGTGGCGACCAGCGCGATGGTTGCCGCCACGTGCTATGACGCCGCGGACCGCGGCTACCGGCTGGCCGTCCTGCGGGACGGCTGCGCCGACGGCGATCCGGTGATGAACGACTTCTTCATGGACACCGTCTTCCCCAGCCGGGGAATCGAGGTCCTGCCCTGCGCGAGGTGGCGTGCGGAACCATGA
- a CDS encoding MFS transporter, with product MTSTADTVPDTVAPRTWRKVGIRIIPLIGVAYVASYIDRANVGYIAKPMSHDLGLNSSQIGLAAGLFFIGYVLVEVPSNMMLKRFGARRWIARIMITWGAITAATAAVNSATTLYIARLLLGFAEAGLAAGILLYLTFWFPRRQRSWALSGFFLMTPVSSIIGAPLAAALITWGQDVFGIAGWRSLFLVEGILTIGVSILILAFLPARPQDARWLDDQEKAAIEETLAAEAAEQRAHGAPSGLGEALTSGRVWAMAIAWSALAFGLYPLAFFLPTMISSIRHGTGAGNVDSVLLSAIPYAVAILTLLLWARFAARMTAVTATAIPMFLGATGLLLATFAKSGALFVPAVCLSVAGLMTAMPQFWRIPAIGLTGAAAASGIALINSVSNLSGFAGPYLTGSIEDATGSFTYALLTIAIIMIIGICVLFTAGRRMERLYGGRS from the coding sequence ATGACTTCGACCGCCGATACCGTCCCGGACACCGTCGCGCCCCGCACCTGGCGCAAGGTTGGCATACGGATCATCCCCCTGATCGGGGTGGCCTACGTGGCCAGTTACATCGACCGCGCCAACGTCGGTTACATCGCCAAACCGATGTCACACGACCTGGGGCTCAACAGCAGCCAGATCGGCCTGGCCGCCGGACTGTTCTTCATCGGCTACGTCCTGGTCGAGGTACCGAGCAACATGATGCTGAAACGGTTCGGCGCGCGCCGGTGGATCGCGCGGATCATGATCACGTGGGGTGCGATCACGGCCGCGACCGCGGCCGTGAACTCGGCGACCACGCTCTACATCGCGCGGCTCCTGCTCGGGTTCGCCGAAGCCGGCCTGGCCGCCGGGATCCTGCTCTACCTGACGTTCTGGTTCCCGCGCCGCCAGCGCTCCTGGGCGCTGTCGGGCTTCTTCCTGATGACCCCGGTGTCCTCGATCATCGGCGCTCCGCTGGCCGCCGCCCTGATCACCTGGGGCCAGGACGTGTTCGGCATCGCAGGCTGGCGGTCGCTGTTCCTCGTCGAGGGCATCCTGACGATCGGGGTCAGCATCCTGATCCTCGCCTTTTTGCCGGCCCGCCCGCAGGATGCGCGCTGGCTCGATGACCAGGAGAAAGCCGCCATCGAGGAGACCCTCGCAGCCGAGGCCGCCGAGCAGCGCGCCCACGGCGCGCCAAGCGGGCTGGGGGAGGCGTTGACCAGCGGCCGGGTGTGGGCGATGGCCATCGCGTGGTCCGCTCTGGCGTTCGGCCTCTACCCGCTGGCGTTCTTCCTGCCCACCATGATCTCGTCCATCAGGCACGGCACCGGGGCCGGCAACGTCGACAGCGTGCTGCTGTCCGCCATCCCGTATGCGGTGGCCATTCTCACCCTGCTCCTCTGGGCTCGCTTCGCCGCCCGCATGACGGCGGTCACGGCCACGGCCATCCCGATGTTCCTTGGCGCGACGGGGCTGCTCCTGGCGACCTTCGCCAAAAGTGGCGCCCTGTTCGTCCCGGCGGTCTGCCTGAGCGTCGCTGGGCTCATGACCGCGATGCCCCAGTTCTGGCGTATACCGGCGATCGGCCTGACCGGCGCGGCCGCGGCCTCGGGAATCGCCCTCATCAACTCTGTCAGCAATCTCAGCGGATTCGCCGGCCCGTACCTCACCGGGAGCATCGAAGACGCGACCGGCAGCTTTACCTACGCGCTGCTGACCATCGCGATCATCATGATCATAGGAATCTGCGTCCTGTTCACCGCGGGGCGGCGGATGGAGAGGCTTTACGGAGGACGATCATGA
- a CDS encoding hydantoinase B/oxoprolinase family protein produces MIRDAVTFEVFRNAVTGIADEMAITILRTAHSQLVASSMDFSAALCDAQGRVIAQANTLPVHLGSIPAAMEAISEEFGGQVRPGDIYLLNDPSLGGMHLPDVFAVSPVFQEEVLLGYSVTVVNHTDVGGWAAGSMAVQSKSIFAEGVQIPPSRLVEAGVMNETFLRLILRNVREPELLRGDLESQLAACHTGAEGLRALAARHGVQGLEGLIDELLDYSETLLRAALAEAVSGTYEFTDHIDDDGLGSGPIPIRVKATLSESGIELDFTGSSPQVESALNATDSFTRSAAYAALQGVLASDIPANSGFYRPFTFVIPQASILNGQRPAARGARGLVGFRIIDAVLGALAPVFPSRVPAAGDGGPDGIAIGLVGADGESTVLWDPLSGAWGARPDRDGVDGISSLGANLTNTPVEELERSGHIRIDGYGYLPDSGGAGRWRGGLATFRDMTILTPEVTVQIRSDRRKFLPYGLAGGEQGTPSLNVLNLGGPGERVLESKPHLAMTAGTRHRHVTAGGGGHGSPFERAPERVLEDVLDGKVTRRGAQRDYGVVITGDAIDASATARSRDQARSRTADPSSLLAE; encoded by the coding sequence ATGATCCGCGACGCCGTGACCTTCGAGGTCTTCCGCAACGCCGTCACCGGGATCGCCGACGAGATGGCGATCACGATCCTGCGGACGGCGCACTCACAGCTGGTCGCGTCCAGCATGGACTTCTCCGCCGCCCTCTGCGACGCCCAGGGCCGGGTGATCGCCCAGGCCAACACCCTCCCCGTGCACCTGGGCTCCATCCCGGCCGCGATGGAGGCGATCTCCGAGGAGTTCGGCGGCCAGGTTCGCCCCGGAGACATCTACCTGCTCAACGACCCGTCCCTGGGCGGGATGCACTTGCCGGACGTCTTCGCGGTCTCCCCGGTGTTCCAGGAAGAAGTGCTCCTGGGCTATTCGGTCACGGTCGTCAACCACACCGATGTCGGAGGCTGGGCGGCCGGTTCCATGGCCGTGCAGTCCAAGAGCATTTTCGCCGAGGGAGTGCAGATCCCGCCGTCGCGCCTGGTCGAAGCCGGCGTCATGAACGAGACGTTCCTTCGGTTGATCCTGCGCAACGTCCGCGAACCCGAACTGCTGCGCGGCGACCTGGAATCCCAGCTGGCGGCCTGCCACACCGGGGCGGAGGGCCTGCGGGCCCTCGCAGCCCGGCACGGCGTCCAAGGGCTCGAAGGCCTCATCGACGAGCTGCTCGACTACTCCGAGACCCTGCTGCGCGCCGCGCTCGCCGAAGCGGTCTCGGGCACTTACGAGTTCACCGACCACATCGACGACGACGGCCTCGGCTCAGGGCCGATCCCGATCCGGGTGAAGGCCACGCTGTCGGAGTCCGGGATCGAGCTGGACTTCACCGGCTCCTCCCCGCAGGTCGAGTCCGCCCTCAACGCGACGGACTCGTTCACCCGCTCGGCGGCCTACGCCGCCCTCCAGGGCGTGCTCGCCTCGGACATCCCGGCCAACAGCGGCTTCTACCGGCCATTCACCTTCGTGATCCCGCAGGCCTCGATCCTCAACGGGCAACGGCCCGCCGCGCGCGGCGCCCGCGGCCTCGTCGGCTTCCGGATCATCGACGCGGTGCTCGGGGCGCTCGCCCCGGTGTTCCCCTCCCGCGTGCCGGCCGCCGGCGACGGCGGCCCCGACGGGATCGCGATCGGCCTTGTCGGAGCCGACGGCGAGTCCACCGTGCTGTGGGACCCCCTGTCCGGAGCGTGGGGCGCCCGGCCGGACCGCGACGGCGTGGACGGGATCAGCTCGCTGGGCGCCAACCTGACCAACACCCCCGTCGAGGAGCTGGAACGCTCCGGTCACATCCGCATCGACGGCTACGGCTACCTTCCGGACTCGGGGGGAGCGGGCCGCTGGCGCGGCGGCCTCGCGACATTCCGGGACATGACGATCCTGACACCGGAAGTCACCGTGCAGATCAGGTCGGACCGGCGCAAGTTCCTGCCCTACGGGCTGGCCGGCGGAGAGCAGGGCACGCCCTCGCTCAACGTGTTGAACCTCGGCGGGCCCGGCGAACGCGTCCTTGAGTCCAAGCCCCACCTGGCGATGACCGCGGGCACCCGCCACCGGCACGTGACCGCCGGCGGCGGCGGACACGGCAGCCCCTTCGAGCGCGCTCCCGAGCGCGTCCTCGAAGACGTCCTCGACGGCAAGGTGACCCGCCGGGGCGCCCAGCGTGACTACGGCGTCGTCATCACCGGCGACGCGATCGACGCCAGCGCGACCGCCCGGTCGCGCGACCAGGCCCGATCACGGACCGCAGACCCCTCGTCCCTGCTCGCGGAGTAG
- a CDS encoding hydantoinase/oxoprolinase family protein, with product MPLSHDPRTAGWRVGADIGGTFTDVIALGPAGEVVPMKVPSTPPDYGAGVVAATTAVLSSAAARPEAVVAMLHGTTVATNAILEKNGVRTAVITTRGFRDVLEIGRLRRPVLYDLSWSKPEPLARRRHRYELDQRIMTDGRLDPPADEDEVRALAARLRADEIRAVAVCLLNSYIRPDEERRVAELLRAELPGVYVTASVDVSPQPHEYERTSTATVNAYVGPAVHGYLTRLEEALRAEKVSAPLLVMQSSGGLLDAASVARRPVQIIESGPAAGVTAVQKLAQAIGLSTVVAFDMGGTTAKASLIEHGEPFVSADYEVGGGMNVARGLSSGAGYPVRAPSIDIAEVGSGGGSIISVDAAGALHVGPASAGARPGPACYGQGGELPTLTDANVTLGYLNPTALAGGRVTIHPDLAAKALSVVAERLGGDVAASARGAYQVAVSSMTTAVKAVTSERGRDPREATLVAFGGAGPLYAAALAQELGISTVIIPVHPGLFSSIGLLVADTERHELTPYRPEFVEVSVLAEEFERLTAKVSAELGTGAVVDRLLDVRYRGQRFELRIQVPDGDVTDDLLAEVRARFHAEHERTYGRAGTDDLVELVNLRVRGRLPTPVSIADVLSLPAAAGGEPTTRECRFAETVSTPVMARSGLAAEPVDGPMIIEDMDATTLVPPGARAHRDQIGNIVITWSTT from the coding sequence GTGCCCCTCAGTCACGATCCTCGAACGGCCGGCTGGCGGGTCGGCGCGGACATCGGCGGCACCTTCACCGACGTCATCGCGCTGGGCCCGGCTGGAGAGGTCGTCCCGATGAAGGTCCCCTCCACCCCGCCCGATTACGGTGCCGGCGTGGTGGCGGCGACCACCGCCGTCCTCTCCTCCGCTGCGGCCCGGCCGGAGGCCGTGGTCGCGATGCTGCACGGCACGACCGTGGCCACCAACGCGATCCTGGAGAAGAACGGCGTCCGCACAGCAGTGATCACCACCCGCGGTTTCCGCGACGTGCTGGAGATCGGGCGGCTGCGGCGGCCGGTGCTCTACGACCTGTCCTGGTCCAAGCCCGAGCCCCTGGCCCGGCGCCGACACCGCTACGAACTCGACCAGCGGATCATGACCGATGGGCGCCTCGATCCACCGGCCGACGAGGACGAGGTCCGCGCACTTGCGGCCCGGCTGCGCGCGGACGAGATCCGGGCGGTGGCGGTGTGCCTGCTCAACTCCTACATCCGCCCCGACGAGGAGCGGCGGGTCGCCGAACTGCTTCGAGCCGAGCTTCCCGGCGTCTACGTCACGGCGTCGGTCGATGTCTCCCCGCAGCCACACGAGTACGAGCGCACCAGCACCGCAACGGTGAACGCCTACGTCGGCCCAGCCGTGCACGGCTACCTCACCCGCCTGGAAGAGGCGCTGCGCGCGGAGAAGGTGAGCGCCCCGCTGCTGGTGATGCAGTCCAGCGGGGGGCTGCTCGACGCCGCCTCCGTCGCGCGGCGACCGGTGCAGATCATCGAGTCCGGCCCCGCAGCGGGCGTCACCGCGGTGCAAAAGCTCGCCCAGGCGATCGGCCTGTCCACGGTCGTCGCGTTCGACATGGGCGGCACCACGGCCAAGGCATCCTTGATCGAGCACGGCGAGCCGTTCGTGTCGGCCGACTACGAGGTCGGCGGCGGCATGAATGTCGCCCGCGGCCTCAGCTCCGGCGCCGGATACCCGGTGCGGGCACCGTCCATCGACATCGCCGAGGTCGGCTCCGGAGGCGGCAGCATCATCTCCGTCGACGCGGCGGGCGCGCTGCACGTCGGGCCCGCCAGCGCCGGCGCGCGCCCCGGCCCCGCCTGCTATGGGCAGGGCGGTGAGCTGCCCACTCTGACCGACGCCAACGTGACGCTCGGCTACCTCAACCCCACGGCCCTCGCCGGCGGCCGCGTGACGATCCACCCCGACCTGGCGGCCAAGGCACTGTCGGTGGTCGCCGAGCGGCTCGGCGGCGACGTGGCGGCCAGCGCCCGTGGGGCGTACCAGGTGGCGGTTTCGAGCATGACGACCGCGGTCAAAGCGGTGACCAGTGAGCGCGGCCGCGACCCGCGCGAGGCCACCTTGGTCGCCTTCGGCGGGGCCGGGCCCCTCTACGCCGCCGCGCTGGCCCAAGAGCTGGGCATCTCCACCGTGATCATCCCCGTCCACCCGGGCCTGTTCAGCAGCATCGGCCTGCTCGTCGCCGACACCGAGCGCCACGAACTCACCCCGTACCGGCCAGAGTTCGTCGAGGTGAGCGTGCTCGCCGAGGAGTTTGAGCGGCTCACCGCGAAGGTGAGCGCGGAACTGGGAACGGGCGCCGTCGTGGACCGGCTCCTGGACGTCCGCTACCGGGGCCAGCGGTTCGAACTGCGCATCCAGGTGCCGGACGGCGACGTCACCGACGACCTGCTCGCCGAGGTGCGGGCCCGGTTCCACGCCGAGCACGAGCGCACCTACGGCCGGGCCGGCACCGACGACTTGGTGGAGCTGGTCAACCTGCGGGTACGCGGCCGGCTGCCAACCCCGGTGTCCATCGCGGACGTGCTGAGCCTGCCCGCCGCGGCGGGCGGCGAGCCCACCACCCGCGAATGCCGGTTCGCCGAGACCGTGTCCACACCCGTCATGGCGCGGTCCGGCCTCGCCGCCGAGCCAGTGGACGGCCCAATGATCATCGAGGACATGGACGCCACCACCCTTGTTCCGCCCGGCGCGCGGGCCCACCGCGACCAGATCGGCAACATCGTCATCACCTGGAGCACCACATGA